Proteins co-encoded in one Dyadobacter sp. CECT 9275 genomic window:
- a CDS encoding DUF6712 family protein, whose amino-acid sequence MMLVTLETLKKHIGGIQTKLSFDTVLPFVRTAERDFKRSIGAELYDFLLSDTSELRECAEGCICWTAYDMALPHLKQRVGDLGMAKNSPANTIAITKWEYVDTREANMAMADLFFESFWLTLEETRPQVWTDSESYKIRRSLFLRSADELGSYVPLVGRNRRFFGELVKFIQRAESLYIADSITEPVLEKLKTRYQDSSITLSTVENTLIEKIRFALAYLTLHEAYPYLPLLVDHEGVRQIRKKDGIREEDIADKSYRQAQRRQLWQDAQLYLAQLRKFMDQNASAVQFPEYYTANLIEEEAEDYTHKPHILL is encoded by the coding sequence ATGATGCTGGTAACACTTGAAACCCTCAAAAAACACATCGGCGGTATTCAGACCAAACTCAGCTTTGATACTGTGCTGCCGTTTGTCAGGACCGCTGAGCGTGACTTTAAAAGAAGTATCGGCGCTGAGCTTTATGATTTTCTTCTTTCGGACACCAGCGAGCTGCGTGAATGCGCCGAAGGCTGCATCTGCTGGACGGCCTATGATATGGCCCTGCCACACCTGAAACAGCGGGTGGGTGATCTGGGTATGGCCAAAAACTCACCGGCTAATACCATCGCCATCACCAAATGGGAGTATGTCGATACGCGCGAGGCCAACATGGCCATGGCGGATCTGTTCTTTGAATCCTTCTGGCTAACCCTGGAAGAAACCCGGCCACAAGTCTGGACGGATTCAGAATCCTATAAAATCAGGCGAAGCCTGTTTCTGAGAAGCGCAGATGAGCTGGGTAGTTATGTGCCGCTGGTGGGCAGAAACCGTCGTTTCTTTGGCGAGTTGGTTAAATTCATCCAGCGTGCTGAAAGTCTGTACATTGCTGACAGTATAACAGAGCCGGTTTTGGAAAAACTTAAAACCCGCTACCAGGACAGCAGTATTACTTTAAGTACTGTTGAAAACACACTGATTGAAAAGATCCGTTTTGCGCTGGCTTACTTGACGCTGCATGAAGCTTACCCGTACCTGCCTCTTTTGGTGGATCATGAAGGGGTGCGGCAGATCCGAAAGAAAGACGGGATCCGTGAGGAAGACATTGCTGATAAATCCTACCGGCAAGCCCAGCGCCGCCAGCTCTGGCAGGATGCACAGCTCTACCTGGCCCAGCTCAGAAAGTTTATGGACCAAAACGCATCAGCGGTCCAGTTTCCTGAATATTACACCGCCAATTTGATAGAAGAAGAAGCGGAAGATTACACACACAAACCACATATCCTGTTATGA
- a CDS encoding NACHT domain-containing protein, whose amino-acid sequence MKRHIFLSTVEKIKKIPILIELRNLNDYNGSFENLIADKILKSKIKPNEITFNRTLESGNFLFILDGYDEIFSSKKQIINREIELFVDAYSRNNFIITSRPGSGIENFPRFYDFAVKPLTDDDVKGFISKIVKDTERKSRIYSLIKDPKNNGYLEYLRNPLLLSMFIMTFENHPEIPNKKSSFYRNVFDTLYSKHDGWTKNSFPREKLTKLQQDDFEQILRTFSYLTMIEGHFTFTYEYISDKLTRIRNNVDVTFIVSDLISDLRTSISILLLDGFEYYFPHRSMQEYFAALFISKLPSDKKKIAYNNLSVTFRNSSNDNNSNFWSLCTELDESLFNKYFLIPNLQKIYNRIKGKNGRHLLDEYIKICEPLLYPSTIINDKVTETRLFTEDNFNTSILEFIKSNHSLYIYIFVRENKELNQVLINIFSEISLKPDILNSIYVSKNENLFEILLENEIIPIIEDLRSFLDVTIKQLKQNIKKQKISIDDLLKS is encoded by the coding sequence TTGAAACGGCATATATTTCTCTCAACCGTTGAAAAAATAAAAAAAATTCCAATTCTAATTGAGTTGAGAAATTTGAATGATTACAATGGTAGCTTTGAAAATTTAATAGCGGATAAGATTTTAAAATCTAAAATAAAACCAAATGAAATAACTTTCAATCGAACTCTTGAAAGTGGCAACTTTCTATTTATCCTTGATGGATACGACGAAATTTTTAGCAGTAAAAAGCAAATTATTAATCGTGAAATCGAATTATTTGTAGATGCATATTCTAGAAATAATTTTATAATTACATCTCGACCGGGAAGTGGAATTGAAAACTTCCCTCGCTTCTACGATTTTGCTGTAAAGCCGTTGACAGATGACGATGTTAAAGGATTTATAAGTAAAATAGTGAAAGATACTGAGCGAAAAAGTCGAATTTATTCCCTGATAAAGGATCCCAAAAATAATGGGTATTTGGAGTATCTAAGAAATCCCTTATTGCTATCCATGTTTATAATGACTTTTGAAAATCACCCTGAAATTCCAAATAAAAAGAGTTCATTCTATAGAAACGTTTTTGATACACTTTACTCGAAACATGACGGGTGGACAAAAAATAGCTTCCCAAGGGAAAAACTGACTAAGCTTCAACAAGATGATTTTGAGCAAATACTTCGTACATTTTCCTATCTAACGATGATTGAGGGACATTTCACTTTTACCTATGAATATATAAGCGATAAGTTGACTAGGATCAGGAATAACGTAGATGTCACTTTTATTGTTAGTGACTTAATATCTGACCTAAGAACTTCAATTTCTATTTTGCTACTGGATGGGTTTGAGTATTACTTTCCTCATAGATCAATGCAGGAGTATTTCGCAGCCCTTTTTATTAGTAAGCTTCCCAGCGATAAAAAGAAAATTGCGTATAATAATTTATCAGTTACATTTAGGAACTCAAGTAATGATAACAATTCCAATTTCTGGAGTCTTTGTACGGAATTAGACGAATCACTTTTCAATAAATACTTTCTGATTCCTAATTTGCAGAAAATTTACAATCGGATTAAGGGAAAGAATGGAAGACATTTACTTGATGAGTATATAAAAATATGCGAACCACTTTTATACCCATCAACAATAATAAATGATAAAGTGACCGAAACAAGGCTCTTTACAGAAGATAATTTCAATACTTCTATCTTGGAATTTATAAAATCTAATCATTCCCTATATATTTATATATTTGTAAGAGAAAATAAAGAATTAAATCAAGTATTAATAAATATTTTTAGTGAAATTTCTTTGAAACCGGATATACTTAATAGTATCTATGTAAGTAAAAATGAAAATTTGTTTGAAATATTATTAGAAAATGAAATTATACCAATAATTGAAGATTTAAGATCTTTCTTAGATGTAACAATTAAACAATTGAAGCAAAATATTAAGAAACAAAAAATATCAATTGATGATCTATTAAAGTCGTAA
- a CDS encoding DUF6544 family protein: MGTTSIYPQVASTLREKRTFSVTFKVTIAIAALLCFIYLTGRLYLYLKFTDEVAELFSHSKDISSSKFAAKQLAGLPRPVENYFRHVLKEGQPYISNVHLVHDGLFKTDLKKDWIAISGEEYFTADKPGFIWKGKTTSFTARDMFIKGRGRLVVSLFSLFTIENQTGEKFDTGELMRWLGESVCFPTNLLPSQNLRWLPIDDNSAKLEFEYGNLSASFTVIFDASHQIAELRGLRHMGDGPKQLWVTKVSHYKSWNGVLIPTVLEAGWEIEKKYLPYARFTVQDLTYNGGF, encoded by the coding sequence ATGGGAACCACAAGTATTTACCCTCAAGTCGCGTCGACTTTAAGAGAAAAGCGGACTTTTTCCGTTACGTTCAAAGTCACGATTGCAATAGCTGCACTACTTTGTTTTATCTATTTAACGGGCCGCTTATACCTTTACCTTAAATTCACTGATGAGGTAGCAGAGCTATTCAGTCACTCAAAAGACATATCATCCAGCAAGTTTGCAGCCAAGCAGCTTGCCGGACTTCCTCGGCCGGTTGAGAATTATTTCCGACATGTGCTTAAAGAAGGTCAGCCGTATATTAGCAATGTTCATCTGGTTCATGATGGTTTGTTCAAAACCGATCTAAAAAAGGATTGGATAGCCATCTCAGGGGAGGAATATTTTACCGCTGATAAGCCCGGGTTTATCTGGAAAGGAAAAACGACATCCTTCACTGCGAGGGATATGTTCATTAAGGGCAGGGGTAGGCTGGTAGTCTCCTTATTTTCACTGTTTACGATTGAAAACCAAACTGGTGAGAAGTTTGACACAGGGGAGCTCATGCGTTGGCTTGGGGAAAGTGTTTGCTTTCCAACCAATTTACTGCCAAGTCAAAATTTGAGATGGCTGCCTATCGATGACAATTCCGCTAAACTTGAATTCGAGTATGGGAATTTATCCGCTTCTTTCACCGTCATCTTTGACGCCAGCCATCAAATCGCCGAATTGCGTGGATTACGTCATATGGGCGATGGGCCAAAGCAACTCTGGGTCACCAAGGTAAGTCATTACAAAAGTTGGAATGGTGTTTTGATTCCCACAGTTCTTGAAGCCGGATGGGAAATTGAAAAAAAATATTTGCCTTACGCCCGGTTTACCGTTCAAGATCTTACCTATAACGGCGGGTTCTGA
- a CDS encoding alpha-amylase family glycosyl hydrolase translates to MSGNNTVNSIFDIDLSPKPGKTYWADGNREWREKFIYFLLIDRFHDDLERAPEEKPNRQTGFGNADQLQRICGGTLSGITRHLDYIRDLGCTALWLSPVFQNNAFSYHGYAVENYLEVNRRFGTKKDLEELVEKAHDYDIKVFLDIVLHHSGDNWTYPGDEKYYYYQGAVFPFESWRSQNLPVPIELRNPELYWRKGQIRNFDAYPETREGDFANLKSYKNDASPEALLVQQILTKIHCYWIRETDIDGFRIDAVKHMGEETVSQFCSHVREYAYKLGKRNFFFFGEFVGPEEMYNRYIGPKTSVMVEDKAIYFGLNSVLDFPLYHILADVIRGVSKPQKLVERYESLRQGAMGRGEFGEFLVTFIDNHDQLGQVIKRRFGKETSENQVIAGIGFLLCALGTPCIYYGTEQGFDGSGEKDFNVREAMFSLEDPKVNALNKSCRIYQQIAALARLRKENAALRFGRMYMRKLSVDGKNFMLPTFEKCLLAFSRVLYDEEIVVAYNSSQDEYDEEYIRVDPLLNPQGSSLNFIYGQHGSVNVLLNEEGNKHFIKLKLEPGQFVVLTNKASSL, encoded by the coding sequence ATGAGCGGAAACAATACAGTCAATTCCATTTTTGACATCGATTTGTCACCTAAGCCGGGTAAAACCTACTGGGCTGATGGTAACCGGGAATGGCGTGAGAAATTTATTTACTTTCTTCTCATAGACCGCTTTCATGATGATCTTGAAAGAGCGCCTGAGGAAAAACCCAATAGACAAACCGGTTTTGGGAATGCAGATCAGCTTCAGAGAATTTGTGGCGGGACGCTCAGCGGGATAACCCGTCACCTGGACTATATCCGGGACCTGGGTTGTACGGCATTATGGCTGAGCCCGGTGTTTCAGAATAATGCCTTTTCTTACCACGGATATGCCGTGGAGAATTACCTGGAAGTCAACCGGCGATTTGGAACGAAAAAGGATCTTGAAGAGCTCGTAGAAAAAGCACATGATTATGATATCAAGGTCTTTTTGGATATCGTCTTGCACCATTCTGGGGATAACTGGACTTATCCCGGCGATGAAAAGTATTACTATTATCAGGGTGCAGTATTTCCATTTGAGTCTTGGCGCTCCCAGAATCTCCCTGTCCCGATTGAATTGAGAAATCCGGAGCTTTACTGGCGAAAAGGGCAAATCCGAAACTTTGATGCCTATCCCGAAACGCGCGAAGGCGATTTTGCCAATCTTAAGAGCTATAAAAATGACGCTTCACCAGAGGCTTTGCTGGTGCAGCAGATTCTGACCAAGATACATTGTTACTGGATCAGGGAAACAGACATCGACGGTTTCCGGATTGACGCAGTTAAGCATATGGGAGAGGAAACCGTCAGTCAGTTTTGTTCACACGTACGGGAATACGCCTACAAGTTAGGGAAACGTAATTTTTTCTTTTTCGGAGAGTTTGTCGGTCCCGAAGAGATGTATAACCGGTATATCGGCCCGAAAACTTCTGTGATGGTAGAAGATAAGGCCATTTATTTCGGGCTCAATTCTGTCCTGGATTTTCCACTTTACCATATTTTGGCAGATGTGATTCGTGGGGTATCTAAACCACAAAAGCTCGTCGAACGTTACGAATCGCTCCGCCAAGGTGCAATGGGCAGAGGTGAGTTTGGTGAGTTCCTGGTAACCTTTATCGATAACCACGATCAGCTGGGGCAGGTAATAAAGCGGCGATTCGGTAAAGAGACCTCTGAGAATCAAGTTATTGCGGGGATTGGTTTTTTGCTGTGCGCACTGGGTACGCCCTGTATTTACTATGGCACCGAACAAGGGTTTGACGGCTCTGGTGAAAAGGATTTCAATGTTCGTGAAGCGATGTTCAGCTTAGAGGACCCAAAAGTAAATGCCTTAAACAAGTCCTGCCGGATTTACCAGCAGATCGCTGCTTTGGCCAGGCTCAGAAAAGAAAATGCGGCCCTCAGGTTCGGACGCATGTATATGCGCAAACTTTCGGTGGATGGCAAAAATTTCATGCTTCCCACATTTGAAAAATGCTTGCTGGCATTCTCAAGAGTCCTTTATGACGAAGAAATTGTGGTTGCTTACAACAGCTCTCAGGATGAGTATGATGAAGAGTACATCCGGGTAGACCCTCTGCTGAACCCGCAGGGAAGCTCACTTAATTTTATTTACGGGCAGCACGGAAGCGTGAATGTACTTTTGAATGAAGAGGGAAACAAGCATTTTATTAAACTGAAACTGGAACCCGGTCAATTCGTTGTCCTGACTAATAAAGCTAGCAGCTTATGA
- a CDS encoding YtxH domain-containing protein gives MKKTSVLLSVLVAAGAGLIVGVLLAPNSGARTRRKILHLGEDIFEDLQQTVEDSFEDFKRETQDKFDEFRNKLVCNPELHLIQKGSKDQTSKANYPES, from the coding sequence ATGAAAAAGACAAGTGTGCTGCTCAGTGTTTTGGTTGCCGCAGGAGCGGGGCTGATTGTTGGTGTATTGCTGGCTCCCAACAGCGGAGCCAGAACCCGAAGGAAAATTTTGCATTTGGGTGAGGACATCTTCGAAGATCTTCAGCAAACCGTCGAAGATTCGTTTGAAGATTTTAAACGTGAAACGCAAGATAAGTTCGATGAATTTAGAAATAAGCTGGTGTGCAATCCGGAACTGCATTTGATCCAGAAGGGTTCCAAGGATCAAACCTCAAAAGCGAACTACCCAGAATCATGA
- a CDS encoding universal stress protein gives MKTILVPIDFSQNADKALEAAKQIAAKTGAKLLIMYAYQPYVGDFMIPESIVTAPIYQQLEDDYRANLKERVSRAQREGYRADGIWEIGSVETAVLKQAKETSADLIVVGRTGHAAFLDRLIGSAATGIALHAHCPVLIIPPSNEVIQFDQFVYATQLEFDERDILLDVIALTKQLKSKLRLVKVNSDEQLNIQPDGQYIDEIERELGIGRGEITILNSDYVMDRLENYCDQVKADLLIVSNQRRGFLEKLLNPSMTKKLTVDTRVPLLVYHKERVEIELKAPMVILG, from the coding sequence ATGAAAACGATTTTAGTACCAATTGACTTTTCTCAAAACGCCGACAAGGCACTAGAGGCAGCCAAGCAAATCGCAGCCAAGACCGGTGCGAAGCTCCTGATCATGTACGCCTACCAGCCTTATGTAGGAGATTTTATGATCCCTGAATCCATCGTTACTGCGCCGATCTATCAGCAGTTGGAAGACGATTACCGTGCAAATTTAAAAGAACGAGTGTCCCGGGCTCAACGGGAAGGCTATCGGGCGGATGGCATATGGGAAATCGGCAGCGTAGAAACGGCTGTACTCAAACAAGCAAAAGAAACCTCCGCCGATCTGATCGTAGTCGGAAGAACTGGTCATGCAGCGTTTCTCGACAGATTGATAGGAAGCGCTGCTACCGGTATTGCACTGCATGCACATTGCCCGGTTCTCATTATACCGCCAAGCAATGAGGTGATTCAGTTCGATCAGTTTGTTTATGCTACTCAACTTGAATTTGATGAGAGAGATATATTGCTCGATGTCATCGCTCTGACTAAACAGCTAAAAAGTAAGCTCCGACTCGTAAAGGTCAATTCCGATGAGCAGCTCAACATCCAGCCAGACGGGCAGTATATTGATGAAATCGAGCGTGAACTTGGTATTGGTCGTGGTGAGATTACGATACTAAATAGCGACTATGTCATGGACCGGCTGGAAAATTATTGCGATCAGGTCAAGGCAGATTTACTGATCGTATCCAACCAGCGCAGAGGCTTTCTTGAAAAGCTCCTCAACCCTTCGATGACAAAGAAATTAACGGTGGATACCCGGGTTCCTCTGCTGGTTTACCACAAAGAGAGGGTTGAAATCGAGCTCAAAGCCCCGATGGTGATCCTGGGTTGA
- a CDS encoding phosphotransferase, with translation MNEREIQILAEKGIYNGKPLCAQLEETHISWILLSDTFAFKIKKPVKLSFLDFSELSVRKTLCEKELNLNKRFSPIYLKVLPVNHGENGYEIGGGHGNPVDYAVMMERLPAEKRMDRQLSAGKVGSNEMIALAETIAQMHRDAPVVYLSFDPWTQIATFNDIAGIRPFILKHSSPGYLEIIDHAIAFSNAFIHQYEGRIRERQRLGFVRDIHGDLHSGNIFISDKPIIFDCIEYNDAFRHIDVLSDIAFLCMDLEAFGHDALSEIFLSVYCDRFPIFQTAADNLIFLYYKCLRANIRAKVNALSAMESEDIAGFQRHLEAAEKYLRVMNDNLLQMQE, from the coding sequence ATGAATGAGCGAGAGATTCAAATATTGGCCGAAAAGGGCATTTATAACGGAAAACCACTTTGTGCACAATTGGAAGAAACGCACATATCCTGGATCCTGCTTTCTGATACATTCGCGTTCAAGATCAAAAAGCCGGTTAAGCTTTCCTTTCTGGATTTTTCGGAATTATCGGTAAGAAAGACACTCTGCGAAAAGGAACTGAATCTGAATAAACGATTTTCGCCCATTTATCTGAAAGTACTGCCAGTCAATCACGGTGAAAATGGATATGAGATTGGTGGAGGACACGGAAACCCAGTTGACTATGCGGTGATGATGGAGCGGCTACCAGCCGAAAAGAGAATGGATCGCCAGCTTTCCGCAGGAAAAGTAGGTAGTAATGAAATGATAGCATTGGCTGAGACAATTGCGCAAATGCATCGTGACGCTCCGGTAGTGTACCTGTCGTTTGACCCATGGACACAAATTGCGACATTCAACGACATCGCCGGCATACGGCCCTTTATCTTAAAGCACTCCAGCCCGGGCTACCTGGAAATCATTGATCATGCGATTGCATTTAGTAACGCATTCATTCATCAATATGAGGGCAGGATCAGGGAACGGCAAAGGCTTGGATTTGTAAGGGATATTCACGGCGATTTGCACAGTGGCAACATCTTTATTAGCGACAAACCGATCATTTTCGACTGCATTGAATACAATGATGCTTTCCGGCACATTGATGTGCTGAGCGATATCGCTTTCTTGTGCATGGACCTGGAAGCTTTTGGCCATGATGCGCTATCTGAAATCTTCCTTTCTGTCTATTGCGACCGTTTTCCTATCTTTCAAACGGCTGCCGATAACCTCATCTTCCTTTATTATAAATGCCTGCGCGCAAACATACGGGCGAAAGTAAATGCGTTAAGTGCCATGGAATCAGAAGATATCGCCGGTTTTCAGAGACACCTTGAAGCGGCAGAAAAATATCTTCGTGTGATGAATGATAATTTACTTCAAATGCAAGAATAG
- a CDS encoding DUF6428 family protein, translated as MQLWEQTVKEVDRSMQVSKALKIVNLVEKSLSLNPNAVVKIEFGNSKFDTRQMYPGELLAESDNFIVNLVPDFT; from the coding sequence TTGCAACTATGGGAGCAAACAGTAAAAGAAGTGGATCGCTCGATGCAAGTTAGTAAGGCGCTTAAAATCGTGAACCTGGTTGAAAAGTCATTGTCGCTGAATCCCAACGCAGTTGTGAAAATCGAATTTGGCAATTCTAAGTTCGATACGCGCCAAATGTACCCAGGCGAACTATTGGCGGAAAGCGATAATTTCATTGTCAATCTGGTCCCGGACTTTACGTAG
- the mgtA gene encoding magnesium-translocating P-type ATPase, giving the protein MYVKMIRSLPLGAVFEQLGSNVNGLNEDVVRERQKQNLKKAIGDSELKKALRIFIRQFTSPLVLLLVIAVMLSAVLGEVSDTLIIFFILVITGLLSFWQEFHAGKAVEKLREMIEIKSLVVRNGVEQMVNTNEIVPGDILHLKAGDIIPADCRIVESNELHVNESSLTGESYPAEKTAGITDESAPLAKTFNCIWEGTNVVSGTATVVAVHTGNETVFGKIAASLSETHETAFERGIKQFGYFLLQITAVLTLIIFAVNIYFHKPLLDSLLFSLALAVGMAPELLPAIMTVAMSSGAARMMKKKVIVKKLSSIFNLGEVRILCSDKTGTITEGTVIAKDFVNVYGRSDEQVRLFAFLNASMQQGFTNPVDQAICAMDVGQHGYVKLGEIPYDFIRKRLSILVGFEEKATIISKGALANILEVCKFVHSQTGGLQQLEDRMRHDINDRFEGFSKEGYRVLGIASKVFGGNKMSREDETEMTFMGYLLLEDPLKESSVASIKRLGEMQVQFKVITGDNRYAAAHVAQQLGINQPQILTGDELNEMSPEALLNRALSVDVFSEIEPHQKVRIVKALQGANQVVAYIGDGINDVAAINAADAGISTNNAVDAAKQAADFVLLEKDLAVLADGIQEGRTSFVNSMKYIFITTGATFGNMFSVAAASLLLPFLPMLPKQILLTNFITDLPALAIASDNVDQQQLATPGRWNMKLIRNFMIVFGLHSSVFDFLTFYVLYFHFHLSGAAFRTGWFLESVITELLILLVIRTKLSFFKSKPGNLLLGITVFALVLAIYLPWSPFALSLGLTFVPLTQVLVLLGILTFYMITADWLKVWFFRFNKA; this is encoded by the coding sequence ATGTACGTCAAAATGATCCGAAGCTTGCCGTTAGGTGCTGTTTTTGAGCAGCTCGGCAGTAATGTAAATGGTCTGAATGAGGACGTCGTCAGGGAACGACAAAAGCAAAATTTGAAGAAAGCTATTGGCGACTCAGAGCTCAAAAAAGCCCTGAGGATATTCATCAGGCAATTTACCAGCCCACTAGTGCTTCTGCTTGTGATCGCCGTCATGCTTTCTGCTGTTCTGGGAGAGGTTTCAGATACTTTGATTATCTTTTTCATTCTTGTAATCACGGGATTACTGAGTTTCTGGCAAGAGTTTCACGCAGGCAAAGCGGTTGAGAAACTCCGGGAGATGATCGAAATCAAAAGCCTCGTTGTTCGCAATGGGGTTGAGCAAATGGTTAATACAAATGAAATTGTACCCGGTGATATTCTCCATCTAAAAGCCGGTGACATTATTCCCGCAGACTGCCGGATAGTCGAAAGCAATGAGCTCCATGTGAATGAAAGCAGTCTGACCGGCGAAAGTTATCCGGCTGAAAAAACGGCAGGTATAACAGATGAATCAGCTCCACTTGCAAAAACATTCAACTGTATTTGGGAAGGTACCAATGTTGTCAGTGGTACTGCAACCGTAGTAGCGGTTCACACGGGTAACGAAACCGTTTTTGGCAAAATAGCCGCCAGTCTTTCAGAGACACATGAAACAGCATTTGAGAGGGGCATCAAACAATTTGGTTACTTCCTGCTGCAGATTACCGCCGTCCTTACGCTGATCATTTTTGCAGTCAATATTTATTTTCACAAACCACTTTTAGATTCGCTGCTATTTTCTCTGGCATTGGCAGTTGGGATGGCGCCTGAGCTACTGCCTGCTATTATGACAGTCGCTATGTCGTCCGGAGCAGCAAGGATGATGAAAAAGAAGGTTATCGTTAAGAAACTTTCTTCCATTTTCAACTTGGGAGAAGTAAGGATCTTATGCTCAGATAAAACCGGAACCATCACAGAAGGCACCGTGATAGCGAAAGACTTTGTAAACGTATACGGTAGATCGGATGAGCAGGTCCGGCTGTTTGCATTTTTGAATGCCTCCATGCAGCAAGGTTTTACTAATCCGGTGGATCAGGCGATCTGCGCGATGGATGTCGGTCAACACGGTTATGTCAAGCTCGGAGAAATACCTTACGATTTTATCCGAAAAAGGCTGAGTATTCTGGTGGGCTTTGAAGAGAAGGCAACCATCATCAGCAAAGGAGCCTTGGCTAACATTCTTGAAGTTTGCAAATTTGTGCATTCGCAGACCGGAGGATTGCAGCAGCTGGAAGATCGGATGCGACACGATATCAATGATCGTTTTGAAGGTTTTTCCAAAGAAGGCTATCGTGTACTCGGTATCGCATCAAAAGTGTTTGGTGGAAATAAAATGAGCCGCGAGGATGAGACAGAAATGACATTCATGGGTTATCTGCTATTGGAGGATCCATTGAAAGAATCCAGCGTAGCTTCTATCAAAAGGCTTGGCGAAATGCAGGTGCAATTCAAGGTCATTACCGGAGACAACCGCTATGCGGCAGCGCATGTTGCGCAGCAACTTGGTATTAACCAGCCTCAGATCCTGACGGGTGATGAGCTGAACGAAATGTCACCTGAAGCGTTGCTAAACAGAGCGCTGAGCGTTGATGTATTTTCAGAAATTGAGCCCCATCAGAAGGTTCGCATCGTGAAAGCACTTCAAGGCGCAAACCAGGTGGTCGCCTACATTGGTGACGGGATTAACGATGTAGCAGCAATTAATGCCGCCGATGCGGGTATTTCAACGAATAATGCCGTAGATGCGGCCAAGCAGGCGGCTGACTTTGTTCTCCTGGAAAAAGATCTTGCAGTATTGGCCGATGGAATCCAGGAAGGGCGAACCTCTTTTGTGAACTCCATGAAATACATTTTCATCACAACCGGTGCCACATTCGGTAATATGTTCAGTGTTGCTGCGGCGTCACTGTTACTGCCTTTTCTGCCCATGCTGCCAAAGCAGATTTTGCTTACCAACTTCATCACAGACTTGCCCGCTTTGGCAATTGCATCTGACAATGTAGATCAACAGCAACTTGCCACGCCCGGCCGGTGGAATATGAAACTGATCCGGAATTTTATGATCGTATTCGGGCTGCATAGTTCCGTTTTTGATTTTCTCACGTTCTATGTACTGTATTTTCATTTTCACCTCAGCGGGGCTGCTTTTCGTACGGGTTGGTTCCTTGAATCGGTGATAACTGAGCTGCTGATCCTGCTGGTAATTCGTACTAAGCTATCTTTTTTTAAAAGCAAGCCCGGGAATTTGCTGCTGGGCATCACTGTTTTTGCGCTAGTGCTGGCCATTTACCTTCCCTGGTCTCCATTTGCCCTTTCCCTGGGCCTGACTTTTGTTCCGCTCACGCAGGTTTTGGTCTTACTCGGCATCCTGACTTTTTATATGATCACTGCCGACTGGTTAAAGGTTTGGTTCTTTAGATTTAATAAAGCCTGA
- a CDS encoding AAA family ATPase produces MGKQKSGLVIIVSGLPGSGKSYFAHRLAEVLKAVYLNSDKIRISLQARGKYTLDDKMYIYQAMSKLTERHLSRGETVIADATFYHHAMRDLFSGIALKHNCRIVFILVIASEELVRERLAMPRAESEADLGVYQSMKGLFEPYLNEHLILHSGTDNISEMLTLATSYLRQYE; encoded by the coding sequence ATGGGAAAACAGAAATCTGGTTTGGTTATCATTGTCTCAGGACTGCCTGGCTCCGGTAAGAGCTATTTTGCCCACAGATTAGCCGAAGTGCTTAAAGCGGTGTATTTAAACAGCGATAAGATTAGAATTTCGCTTCAGGCCAGAGGGAAGTATACACTGGATGACAAAATGTATATATACCAGGCTATGTCGAAGCTGACTGAAAGGCATCTGAGCAGGGGCGAAACGGTGATAGCAGACGCCACTTTTTATCATCACGCCATGCGAGACTTGTTCTCTGGTATTGCCTTAAAACATAATTGCAGGATTGTTTTTATTTTGGTCATAGCCAGTGAGGAGCTGGTGCGTGAGCGGTTGGCTATGCCAAGAGCGGAAAGCGAAGCAGATCTCGGGGTATATCAGAGTATGAAAGGACTCTTTGAACCTTACCTCAATGAACACCTGATACTTCATTCTGGTACTGACAATATCTCAGAGATGCTCACACTAGCAACTAGTTACCTGCGGCAATATGAATGA